In Eleginops maclovinus isolate JMC-PN-2008 ecotype Puerto Natales chromosome 10, JC_Emac_rtc_rv5, whole genome shotgun sequence, the following proteins share a genomic window:
- the LOC134871349 gene encoding uncharacterized protein LOC134871349 isoform X1, with protein sequence MMKGPAALNAPASPVYANYTYANGTYANVEVIQERNCTKRPMNVPTPIPGPRKGLLSFSDVTPRSHQRRWSADFCRCATSPVITVRKNLKEPEPPKRRVSLLTPQAVPRNPSKRYSCPPFAVFSTKTHPSTSSSSSSPSSNSSSCSSPPPVQTSVITGHDPLGWKLRPKSSSSSPCARANRLSLQIPLPVIHREIPTPNLTPDPSKKTKPPLKPKPTQRRHSDSSAFLRKHLPMVTLEDLRNVHLKQVPSLDKSDDVFSDGGEEEEEEEEEEEEEGKVPPPVPYKTAMARQIAQLMARSHQRRGRVSAGREMIYPIKTNLEHSHGTEDTRVIVSKTAGLRVDANSSGVRPTPRFPG encoded by the exons ATGATGAAAGGTCCGGCTGCCCTTAATGCTCCTGCAAGTCCCGTCTATGCTAACTATACCTATGCTAACGGTACCTATGCTAACGTTGAAGTTATTCAGGAGAGAAACTGTACGAAAAGACCAATGAATGTCCCAACACCCATCCCGGGGCCCAGAAAGGGCCTTCTCTCCTTCTCCGATGTGACCCCCCGCTCCCATCAGAGACGATGGTCCGCCGACTTCTGCAGGTGTGCCACCTCCCCCGTTATCACTGTGAGGAAGAACCTGAAGGAACCGGAGCCTCCTAAGCGTCGAGTATCCCTCCTCACACCCCAAGCGGTGCCCCGTAATCCATCCAAACGCTACTCCTGCCCCCCGTTTGCTGTCTTTAGCACCAAAACTCACCCTTCtacttcctcctcatcctcttccccctcctccaactcttcttcctgctcctcacCTCCACCTGTCCAGACGTCGGTCATCACCGGTCATGATCCCCTAGGCTGGAAACTGCGTCCTAAATCCAGTTCCAGCTCCCCTTGTGCTCGTGCTAACAGGCTATCTCTGCAAATCCCACTTCCTGTCATCCATCGTGAAATCCCTACACCGAATTTAACTCCAGATCCCTCTAAGAAAACCAAACCTCCTTTGAAGCCAAAACCAACCCAGAGACGCCACTCCGACTCCTCCGCCTTCCTCCGGAAACATCTTCCCATGGTGACCCTGGAGGATCTCCGTAACGTGCACCTTAAACAGGTTCCCTCTCTGGATAAGTCCGACGACGTTTTCAGCGacggaggggaggaggaggaggaggaggaggaggaggaggaggaggagggcaaaGTACCTCCACCTGTTCCATATAAGACCGCCATGGCGAGGCAGATAGCACAGCTGATGGCTCGTTCACACCAACGCCGTGGACGTGTTTCAGCAGGTAGAGAAATGATTTACCCCATTAAGACCAATCTGGAGCATTCACACGGGACCGAGGACACCAGAGTCATTGTTTCAAAAACTG caggACTGCGAGTGGATGCCAACAGCTCCGGGGTCAGACCCACCCCCCGCTTCCCTGGCTGA
- the LOC134871349 gene encoding uncharacterized protein LOC134871349 isoform X2 has protein sequence MMKGPAALNAPASPVYANYTYANGTYANVEVIQERNCTKRPMNVPTPIPGPRKGLLSFSDVTPRSHQRRWSADFCRCATSPVITVRKNLKEPEPPKRRVSLLTPQAVPRNPSKRYSCPPFAVFSTKTHPSTSSSSSSPSSNSSSCSSPPPVQTSVITGHDPLGWKLRPKSSSSSPCARANRLSLQIPLPVIHREIPTPNLTPDPSKKTKPPLKPKPTQRRHSDSSAFLRKHLPMVTLEDLRNVHLKQVPSLDKSDDVFSDGGEEEEEEEEEEEEEGKVPPPVPYKTAMARQIAQLMARSHQRRGRVSAGREMIYPIKTNLEHSHGTEDTRVIVSKTGLRVDANSSGVRPTPRFPG, from the exons ATGATGAAAGGTCCGGCTGCCCTTAATGCTCCTGCAAGTCCCGTCTATGCTAACTATACCTATGCTAACGGTACCTATGCTAACGTTGAAGTTATTCAGGAGAGAAACTGTACGAAAAGACCAATGAATGTCCCAACACCCATCCCGGGGCCCAGAAAGGGCCTTCTCTCCTTCTCCGATGTGACCCCCCGCTCCCATCAGAGACGATGGTCCGCCGACTTCTGCAGGTGTGCCACCTCCCCCGTTATCACTGTGAGGAAGAACCTGAAGGAACCGGAGCCTCCTAAGCGTCGAGTATCCCTCCTCACACCCCAAGCGGTGCCCCGTAATCCATCCAAACGCTACTCCTGCCCCCCGTTTGCTGTCTTTAGCACCAAAACTCACCCTTCtacttcctcctcatcctcttccccctcctccaactcttcttcctgctcctcacCTCCACCTGTCCAGACGTCGGTCATCACCGGTCATGATCCCCTAGGCTGGAAACTGCGTCCTAAATCCAGTTCCAGCTCCCCTTGTGCTCGTGCTAACAGGCTATCTCTGCAAATCCCACTTCCTGTCATCCATCGTGAAATCCCTACACCGAATTTAACTCCAGATCCCTCTAAGAAAACCAAACCTCCTTTGAAGCCAAAACCAACCCAGAGACGCCACTCCGACTCCTCCGCCTTCCTCCGGAAACATCTTCCCATGGTGACCCTGGAGGATCTCCGTAACGTGCACCTTAAACAGGTTCCCTCTCTGGATAAGTCCGACGACGTTTTCAGCGacggaggggaggaggaggaggaggaggaggaggaggaggaggaggagggcaaaGTACCTCCACCTGTTCCATATAAGACCGCCATGGCGAGGCAGATAGCACAGCTGATGGCTCGTTCACACCAACGCCGTGGACGTGTTTCAGCAGGTAGAGAAATGATTTACCCCATTAAGACCAATCTGGAGCATTCACACGGGACCGAGGACACCAGAGTCATTGTTTCAAAAACTG gACTGCGAGTGGATGCCAACAGCTCCGGGGTCAGACCCACCCCCCGCTTCCCTGGCTGA